Proteins encoded together in one Pseudomonadota bacterium window:
- a CDS encoding Rid family hydrolase — translation MPRTAVIADDAPFGAGPYAPAVKAGDFVFLSGIGALHPDTHAIQGATVAEQTRHTMANIEAILRACGATLDDVVKMSVYLQESSDYEAFNAVYAEYFAEPYPARLTVGAGQVWDMLIKMDCVAYLGAD, via the coding sequence ATGCCGCGAACAGCCGTAATCGCCGACGATGCGCCCTTTGGCGCCGGTCCCTACGCGCCGGCGGTCAAGGCCGGCGACTTCGTCTTCCTGTCGGGCATCGGCGCGCTGCATCCCGATACCCACGCCATTCAGGGCGCGACGGTCGCCGAGCAGACGCGCCACACCATGGCAAACATCGAGGCGATCCTGCGGGCCTGCGGCGCGACCCTGGATGATGTCGTCAAGATGAGCGTCTATCTGCAGGAGAGTTCGGACTACGAGGCGTTCAACGCCGTCTATGCCGAATACTTCGCCGAGCCCTATCCAGCGCGGCTCACCGTCGGCGCGGGCCAAGTCTGGGACATGCTGATTAAGATGGATTGTGTGGCTTACCTGGGCGCAGACTAG
- a CDS encoding 3-hydroxyacyl-CoA dehydrogenase family protein, protein MTREITSVAVLGGGTMGAGIAGACAMSDCKVLLLDINQEAVDKSMERITGGRAPALDDPAKAELIETGTFDDLDRIAGYDWICEAVIEDLATKRDLFVKLEAARDEGSVVSTNTSGIPLRDITEGMPERLRRDVVVTHFFNPVKVMKLLEVVPGEETTPDVIQAMASFGAEKLGKGVVHAKDTVNFIGNRIGCFWMLSGLHKAKEARGAGLSMETIDALMSMPVGLPPTGLYGLIDLIGLDVMDFVGKNLAINLPQGDPGHAYTKFPPEEQAMLERGQLGRKTGGGFYRVTKTEDGGRLKEVFDLDAGDWRLADEVALAESHSELVSLMNSDDTQGAFARDLMGGALLYAANLVPQIADDIVNIDRAMRWGFAWKNGPFQMLDIIGPSAVIERLEGEGKPLPQMLRVLKDAGAASFYRADGAEFLGLDGAWHNVPS, encoded by the coding sequence ATGACCCGCGAGATCACCTCGGTTGCCGTTCTGGGCGGCGGCACCATGGGTGCCGGCATTGCCGGCGCCTGCGCCATGTCCGATTGCAAGGTGCTGCTTCTGGATATCAACCAGGAGGCCGTCGACAAGTCGATGGAGCGGATTACCGGCGGTCGCGCGCCGGCGCTGGACGACCCGGCCAAGGCCGAGCTGATCGAAACCGGCACCTTTGACGACCTCGACCGCATAGCCGGCTACGACTGGATCTGCGAGGCGGTGATCGAGGATCTCGCCACCAAACGCGATCTGTTCGTGAAGTTGGAGGCGGCCCGTGATGAGGGTTCGGTGGTCAGCACCAACACATCGGGTATCCCGCTGCGCGACATCACCGAAGGCATGCCCGAGCGCCTGCGCCGCGACGTCGTGGTCACCCACTTCTTCAATCCCGTGAAGGTGATGAAGCTGTTGGAGGTCGTGCCGGGCGAGGAGACGACGCCGGATGTCATCCAGGCGATGGCGAGTTTCGGCGCCGAGAAGCTGGGCAAGGGCGTCGTCCACGCCAAGGACACCGTCAACTTCATCGGCAACCGCATCGGCTGTTTCTGGATGCTGTCGGGACTGCACAAGGCGAAGGAAGCGCGCGGCGCCGGGCTCTCGATGGAAACGATCGACGCGCTGATGTCGATGCCGGTCGGCCTGCCGCCGACAGGTCTCTATGGCCTGATCGACCTGATCGGCCTAGACGTCATGGACTTCGTCGGCAAGAACCTGGCGATCAACCTGCCCCAGGGCGACCCCGGTCACGCCTATACCAAGTTCCCGCCGGAAGAACAGGCGATGCTGGAGCGCGGTCAGTTGGGCCGCAAGACCGGCGGCGGCTTCTATCGCGTCACCAAGACCGAGGACGGCGGTCGGTTGAAAGAGGTTTTCGATCTGGATGCCGGCGACTGGCGACTGGCCGATGAGGTCGCGTTGGCCGAAAGCCACAGTGAACTGGTCTCGCTGATGAACTCGGATGACACCCAGGGCGCCTTCGCCCGCGATCTGATGGGCGGCGCGCTGCTCTATGCCGCCAATCTGGTGCCGCAGATCGCTGACGACATCGTCAACATCGACCGCGCCATGCGCTGGGGTTTCGCCTGGAAGAACGGGCCGTTTCAGATGCTCGACATCATCGGTCCCAGTGCCGTGATCGAGCGCTTGGAAGGCGAGGGCAAGCCGTTGCCGCAAATGCTGCGGGTCCTGAAGGATGCGGGTGCAGCCTCGTTCTATCGCGCCGATGGTGCGGAGTTTCTGGGCCTTGATGGCGCCTGGCACAACGTGCCGAGCTAA
- a CDS encoding GlxA family transcriptional regulator: MSPDRDDLADSLETETFGFLLIERFSFVGLSSAADVLAMANYVSGRPLYRWFSIGVEPGTVDSVSGFKVAADYTLDNAPASSSIVVCCGIGGNQFDDDRVGAWLRRQHAHGARVGAISTGTWVLARAGLLDGRRCTIHWEDLAAFRETYPDLDVSTEIFEIDRSIFTCSGGTSAMDMLLSMVAVRHGIELALKVAEQVIVKEIRSEREHQRSELPFRLGIRHRAIVRAVEVMEENLEVPVSLVAIARSIDISVRHLERLFRRHMNCTPRAYYLQLRLHRARTLLKGTSMPVLEVAAACGFESTSYFARCYRRLFGLPPSEDRVMMSTLLPSDDPHADAMRAAKN, encoded by the coding sequence ATGTCCCCTGACCGTGACGATCTTGCCGACAGTCTGGAAACCGAGACCTTCGGCTTTCTTCTGATCGAGCGGTTCTCCTTCGTCGGTCTGTCGTCGGCCGCCGATGTGCTTGCGATGGCCAACTATGTCAGCGGCCGCCCGCTCTATCGCTGGTTTTCGATCGGCGTCGAGCCGGGCACCGTCGACAGCGTGAGCGGCTTCAAGGTCGCCGCCGACTATACGCTCGACAATGCCCCGGCATCGTCCTCGATCGTCGTGTGCTGCGGTATCGGCGGCAACCAGTTCGATGACGACCGCGTCGGCGCCTGGCTGCGCCGGCAGCACGCGCATGGCGCCAGAGTAGGCGCGATTTCTACCGGCACCTGGGTCCTGGCGCGCGCCGGCCTGCTCGACGGCCGGCGTTGCACAATCCACTGGGAGGACCTCGCCGCGTTCCGTGAGACCTATCCTGATCTCGATGTCTCGACGGAGATCTTCGAGATCGATCGATCCATCTTCACCTGTTCCGGCGGCACATCGGCCATGGACATGCTGTTGTCCATGGTGGCTGTGCGCCACGGCATCGAGCTGGCGTTGAAAGTCGCCGAACAGGTCATCGTTAAAGAGATCCGGTCGGAACGCGAACACCAGCGCTCGGAACTACCGTTCCGCCTGGGCATTCGGCACCGCGCGATCGTGCGTGCCGTCGAGGTGATGGAAGAGAACCTGGAGGTGCCGGTCAGCTTGGTGGCGATCGCGCGATCCATCGACATATCCGTGCGCCATTTGGAACGCCTGTTCCGCCGCCACATGAACTGCACGCCGCGCGCCTACTACCTGCAGCTTCGCCTGCACCGCGCGCGGACGCTGCTGAAGGGAACATCCATGCCGGTGCTGGAGGTCGCGGCGGCCTGCGGCTTCGAATCGACCTCCTATTTCGCGCGCTGTTATCGTCGATTGTTCGGTCTGCCGCCCAGCGAGGATCGCGTCATGATGTCGACTTTGTTGCCGTCGGACGATCCGCATGCTGACGCGATGAGAGCAGCAAAGAACTAG
- a CDS encoding hydantoinase/oxoprolinase family protein, with amino-acid sequence MATQRTARLAIDIGGTFTDTALAVGSSLITAKTLTTAPHPVDGVLEGVHTILSDSGIEPGVVASVVHGTTLATNALIERKGAKLGLITTRGFRDILEIAYERRYDQYAINLDKPDMLVPRERCYTIAERLDTNGDVVEPLDESEIDDLVKQLKIDGVESLAICLLHSYANAAHEERLRELIRARHPDISITLSSKVCPEIREYDRCCTAIANAYIKPLMSRYLHELQSELAREGFTCPLYIMTSGGGMTTVDTAVRFPIRLVESGPSGGAILAATIARQCGLREAVSFDMGGTTAKVCLIDDAKPQKSREFEIARAARFMKGSGLPVRIPVIEMIEIGAGGGSVATVDSLERIAVGPESAGADPGPVCYGRGGEAPTVTDSDVALGLIDPKKFAEGRVTLDKKAAVAAVDEQIGERLGVGTATAAYGIAQMVDENMANAARVHAVEHAKELTTRSLIAFGGNGPLHASRVADKIGVSQIIIPRDPGVGSAVGFLSAPISFEIIRSLYMTIETFNAPAVARLFAAMEKKATGVVRAGAPKGALQKSRVAFMRYEGQGHELEVPVPNGRISAKTGTVLLETYTALYLKLFGRTVPNVDIEILNWAVTVSTEETAVAKLRKSGKTTQPAANGSASIYLGGAKRASKVLSFDRDDLRVGDRIEGPALIVEPQTTTLVGPRFDAVIDRGGNIVMNRHAQAGGRS; translated from the coding sequence ATGGCTACACAACGCACCGCCCGGCTTGCGATCGATATCGGTGGCACGTTCACCGACACGGCGCTTGCCGTCGGCAGCTCTTTGATCACCGCCAAAACTCTGACGACGGCACCCCATCCGGTCGATGGCGTCTTGGAGGGTGTGCACACCATCCTATCCGATAGCGGCATCGAACCGGGTGTCGTCGCGTCTGTGGTCCACGGCACGACGCTGGCGACCAACGCGCTGATCGAACGTAAGGGCGCGAAGCTCGGTCTGATCACCACGCGCGGCTTTCGCGACATCCTGGAGATCGCCTACGAGCGGCGCTATGACCAGTACGCAATCAATCTCGACAAGCCCGACATGCTGGTGCCGCGCGAGCGCTGCTACACCATTGCCGAACGCCTGGATACGAACGGCGATGTGGTCGAACCGCTCGATGAGTCCGAGATCGACGACCTCGTCAAACAGCTGAAGATCGATGGCGTCGAAAGTCTGGCAATCTGTCTGCTGCACAGTTACGCCAATGCGGCGCACGAGGAACGGCTTCGCGAACTGATCCGTGCGCGCCATCCCGACATCTCGATCACGCTGTCATCGAAGGTCTGTCCGGAGATCCGCGAATACGACCGCTGCTGCACGGCGATCGCCAACGCCTATATCAAGCCGTTGATGAGCCGTTACCTGCATGAGCTTCAGAGCGAACTTGCACGCGAGGGGTTCACTTGCCCGCTTTACATCATGACCTCGGGCGGCGGTATGACGACGGTCGACACGGCGGTGCGGTTTCCCATTCGCTTGGTCGAGTCAGGCCCCAGCGGCGGCGCCATCCTGGCCGCGACCATCGCACGCCAGTGCGGCCTGCGCGAAGCCGTGTCGTTCGACATGGGCGGCACAACGGCGAAGGTCTGCCTGATCGACGACGCGAAGCCGCAGAAGTCGCGCGAGTTCGAAATCGCGCGTGCTGCCCGCTTCATGAAGGGAAGCGGCCTGCCGGTGCGCATCCCGGTGATCGAGATGATCGAGATCGGCGCGGGCGGCGGCTCCGTCGCGACGGTCGACTCGCTTGAGCGTATCGCCGTGGGCCCGGAAAGCGCCGGCGCCGACCCCGGCCCGGTCTGCTACGGGCGCGGTGGCGAGGCGCCGACGGTGACCGACAGCGACGTTGCGCTGGGCCTGATCGATCCGAAGAAGTTCGCCGAAGGTCGCGTGACCCTCGATAAGAAAGCGGCGGTAGCTGCGGTCGATGAACAGATCGGCGAGCGGCTCGGCGTCGGCACCGCGACGGCGGCCTATGGCATTGCGCAGATGGTCGACGAGAACATGGCGAACGCCGCGCGCGTCCACGCTGTCGAGCACGCCAAGGAGCTGACGACGCGATCGCTGATCGCGTTCGGCGGCAACGGGCCGCTTCACGCCAGCCGGGTCGCCGACAAGATCGGCGTGTCGCAGATCATCATCCCGCGTGATCCCGGCGTCGGCTCCGCGGTCGGCTTCCTGAGCGCGCCGATTTCGTTCGAGATTATCCGTAGCCTCTACATGACCATCGAGACGTTCAACGCACCGGCCGTCGCCCGCCTGTTCGCGGCGATGGAAAAGAAGGCGACCGGGGTGGTGCGCGCGGGCGCGCCCAAGGGGGCGTTGCAGAAGAGCCGCGTCGCTTTCATGCGCTACGAAGGTCAGGGCCATGAGCTCGAGGTGCCCGTACCCAACGGCCGCATCAGCGCGAAGACCGGCACCGTTTTGCTGGAGACCTATACCGCGCTCTACTTGAAGCTCTTCGGGCGGACCGTGCCCAATGTCGACATCGAGATCCTGAACTGGGCGGTCACCGTGTCGACCGAGGAGACGGCGGTCGCAAAGCTGCGCAAGTCCGGCAAGACAACACAGCCGGCCGCCAACGGCAGCGCCTCGATCTATCTTGGCGGCGCGAAGCGGGCGTCCAAGGTGCTGTCCTTTGACCGTGACGACCTTAGGGTAGGCGACCGTATCGAAGGACCGGCACTGATTGTCGAGCCGCAGACGACGACACTGGTCGGTCCCCGTTTCGACGCGGTGATCGACCGTGGCGGCAACATCGTGATGAACCGACATGCGCAGGCGGGAGGAAGGTCATGA